GGCGGCGACATCGATCCTGAAGGAGGCCCTGGCGCGTTACTTCCCCGCCGCTGCGAAAGCAGCCTCCGGGGCCGCGGCGCTCGGCGTCGGCGAGGCTGCAGCCGCTCCCCCGACGGCGCGCGAGCGGGAGATCCGCCGGCTCCTGGCGACGCTGTACGTGGATCTCGGCCGAGTCGCCGAAGGCCGGGAGATCCTGGCGTCGGTTCTGCAACACGAGGGCGGCGACACGCAGGCCTACGGTTTCCTCGAGCAGCTGAGCGCCCGCGGTCTGAGCGCCAAGATGGAGCAGCTGCGCGAAACGAGCGCCCGCGCCCCCAGCAACCTCCGGGCGCGGCTGGAGCTGGCGCGCCTGTCGCTGCTGGCCCGGGACTTCGCGGCGGCGCGGGAAGCACTCGGCTTCTCCGGCGACGGCAGCGGTCTCGAGACGGCGCGGCGCTATCTGCTGGCGCGCAGCTACGCCGACGACGATCAGCCCCATCTCGCCGCCGCCGTCAGCCGCAGCATCGATGTGGACGGTGTACCCGACGCGGAATTGCGCCGCAACGTCTTGTACCTCCGCGCGCGCTGCACCGAGCAACTCGGCCGCTACGGCGAGGCCCACGTCCTGTACCTGCGCCTGATCGCCGAGTTCCCCGGCTTCAAGCCGGCCCAGGAGCGCGCCCGTGCCACCTACAAGTTGCACCTCGAGTCGAGCCTCGAGCCTCCAGCGCTTGTGCTGGAGAAGCGCACGCACCTCGATCCCGCCGCGTCGCCGCGCCGGACGCACCCGGCGAAGCGGGACACGTCGCACACGGAGGAGTCATGAAGATCTGCCCGTTCCTCGTCGCCGGTCAGGATGTGCTGCAGCGCCGGAGCGCCTTGCCCAGGCGGGAAGCCCCGGTGGTCACCGCACAAATCGAGGTCTCGCCGGACGAGGTGGAAAAGCTGCAGGCGGTGGAAACCGTCTCGGTCGAGAAGTCCCTCTCCGCCGAGAAGTCGCTCACCCAGCTCTGGACGCTGGAAGACAAGGGCGACAGCGCGCGCTCCGCCTTCGAATGCCTCGGCGAGCCGTGCCGCTTCTTCCATGCCGGCGGCTGCCGCTTCGACGTCCTGTTCGAATCCGGTGTGGCTGGTGTCGGCACAGCCGCCACGGCGCTGTTGGTGCAGGAGGGCGAAAGCGACGCGGGGGTGGGTTCGGTGCTGCAAGAGGTCTGGTCGCTGCAGCGCGAGAGTTTGAAAGAGATGATCGGCGGCTTCCGGCGACTCGAAGGCGAACAGAATCGACAGCAAGGCTCACTCGCCGGCCGCATCGAGCAGCTGGTCTCGCGGGTCGAGGAAGGACGCGGCACCGCGCCCGATCTGGTGCACACCTTGGAAGAGCGCTTTGCCACACTGCAGAACAACGTCGCCACCTTGGAGGGGACGCTCCATGCCGGGATCCGGAACCTGGAAGGCACGGTCCACACCTTGGTGGGCGACTCCGCTTCCGGGACGAAGAGTCAGATGAGCGCGGTGGAAGCCGCCCGGGCCACCGTCGCCGAGGCACGCGACGAATCGCGCCGCCTCCTGCAGGAGAACCTGGAGAGCACCCGCCGCATCCTGAGCCAAACGGCCGAGGAGACGCGCGCACGCCTGGAGCAGCTGGTGGCGCAGAACTCGACGACGTCCCGCGTCGAGATGGAGACGAGCCTGCAGCACCTCCTCGACGACAACCAGAACATGCGCGTCCTGCGCGAGGAAATGCGGCGCTCACTGCAGACCCTCTCCGGGCACGTGCAGGAAGTGGCCGCCGCTGCGGCCTCGCTGTCTTCCTCCTCGCGGGTCGCCGAGGATTTGCTGGTGGAGCAGCGCACTTTGGCCGAAGCGCTCCTCGAGCGCGATCGGCGCGACGAAGCGCGCCGTCTCAACAACGTCGGTGTCCTCGCTTATCACGAGGGCGCCTATGATACGTCGGTGGAGAAGTTCCGCCAGGCTACAGCCCTCGATCCGAACCTCACCGAAGCCTGGAACAACCTGGGGCTTTCGTTCACGGAGATGCATGCCGACGATCGGGCCCTGGATGCTTTCAAGCGCGCCCTCGAGCTCGACCCGAGCGTCGGGCAGGTCTACAACAACCTGGGTTACCTCTACTATCGGCGGGGCGAGCTGGAGCAGGCGGTGGA
The sequence above is drawn from the Candidatus Krumholzibacteriia bacterium genome and encodes:
- a CDS encoding tetratricopeptide repeat protein, which translates into the protein MKICPFLVAGQDVLQRRSALPRREAPVVTAQIEVSPDEVEKLQAVETVSVEKSLSAEKSLTQLWTLEDKGDSARSAFECLGEPCRFFHAGGCRFDVLFESGVAGVGTAATALLVQEGESDAGVGSVLQEVWSLQRESLKEMIGGFRRLEGEQNRQQGSLAGRIEQLVSRVEEGRGTAPDLVHTLEERFATLQNNVATLEGTLHAGIRNLEGTVHTLVGDSASGTKSQMSAVEAARATVAEARDESRRLLQENLESTRRILSQTAEETRARLEQLVAQNSTTSRVEMETSLQHLLDDNQNMRVLREEMRRSLQTLSGHVQEVAAAAASLSSSSRVAEDLLVEQRTLAEALLERDRRDEARRLNNVGVLAYHEGAYDTSVEKFRQATALDPNLTEAWNNLGLSFTEMHADDRALDAFKRALELDPSVGQVYNNLGYLYYRRGELEQAVEMYERATQRSSDTSAAWSNLGNALHALQRRDEAFTAWKRALELDPANDKAAGALERLGFETGR